From Terriglobales bacterium, the proteins below share one genomic window:
- a CDS encoding DNA polymerase III subunit — protein sequence MGFQDFYGNSETVGRAREMLAAARFPHAVLLAGPRGAGKYTLAQMLAKAMNCLAPPSGAPDFCGHCANCLRIAQADDLDARFAEAVEAREALREADRKDTRLFVQTHSDVLIIPPDPPQRLVKVGQVRRVIETIYFRPGEGRERVYIFPSSAFMKEAANALLKVLEEPPEYATLFILTENPGELLPTIRSRCVTLALAPLPASELEAHLATQRPQWSAKQRALVARLAEGAVGRALGFDLASYTRAREDALAILRSAAAGDDHTPLFRVTGTYRGGEGKEKTQQLLRTLYSLLEDLLFLRSGTPQLVRNTDATAELTALAARVDFAWIAAAAQGLNEVERGMRRNLLQSLSLDAFAVSLEPAK from the coding sequence ATGGGTTTTCAGGATTTCTACGGAAACAGCGAAACGGTGGGCCGGGCGCGGGAGATGCTGGCCGCCGCGCGCTTCCCGCACGCCGTTCTGCTGGCCGGTCCGCGCGGCGCCGGCAAGTACACGCTGGCGCAAATGCTGGCCAAGGCGATGAATTGCCTCGCGCCTCCCTCCGGGGCGCCCGACTTCTGCGGACACTGCGCCAACTGCCTCCGCATCGCCCAAGCCGACGACCTCGACGCGCGCTTCGCCGAAGCCGTCGAGGCCCGCGAAGCCCTGCGCGAGGCCGATCGCAAGGACACACGCCTCTTCGTACAGACCCATTCCGACGTGCTCATCATCCCTCCTGACCCACCGCAGCGCCTGGTCAAGGTCGGCCAGGTGCGCCGCGTCATCGAGACCATCTACTTCCGCCCCGGCGAGGGCCGCGAGCGTGTGTACATCTTCCCGTCCTCCGCCTTCATGAAGGAAGCCGCCAACGCCCTGCTGAAGGTTCTGGAAGAACCGCCGGAGTACGCAACGCTATTCATTCTGACGGAGAACCCGGGGGAGTTGCTGCCGACCATCCGCTCGCGCTGCGTGACGCTTGCGCTGGCGCCGCTGCCTGCATCGGAGCTCGAGGCGCACCTGGCCACCCAGCGCCCGCAGTGGAGCGCCAAACAGCGCGCCCTGGTAGCGCGGCTGGCGGAAGGCGCCGTGGGCCGCGCGCTCGGCTTCGACCTCGCCTCCTACACCCGTGCCCGCGAGGACGCGCTCGCCATCCTGCGCTCCGCCGCCGCCGGTGACGACCACACTCCCCTGTTCCGCGTCACCGGAACCTATCGTGGCGGCGAGGGCAAGGAGAAAACCCAGCAGCTCCTGCGCACTCTCTATTCCCTTTTGGAAGATCTTCTCTTCCTGCGCTCGGGCACGCCCCAGCTCGTCCGCAACACCGACGCGACTGCGGAGCTGACCGCCCTGGCCGCGCGCGTGGATTTCGCGTGGATCGCCGCCGCCGCTCAGGGCCTGAACGAGGTCGAGCGCGGCATGCGGCGCAACCTGCTCCAGTCGCTCTCGCTTGACGCCTTCGCCGTCTCTCTGGAGCCGGCAAAATGA